A genomic segment from Necator americanus strain Aroian chromosome III, whole genome shotgun sequence encodes:
- a CDS encoding hypothetical protein (NECATOR_CHRIII.G8891.T3), protein MAICTYNARTLASEAAIEDLMMQAKKIKYDVIGLTETRRCHPLNAVYETGEELFLGTCDSRGVGGVGVLVNTSIAKNIDSFEQLTTRIGRLRMRRCGPIPALTIFVAYAPTSSYEEEVEAFYMDLEKFYQEDHAFYKVIIGDFNAKKLSSLRWTWDSPGGGYRNEIDHIIVNKRFCLTDVGVVPKFYTGSDHRLLRGRFSFTRRAEKAAKFRERNPRTTINWDLFTTLAGFGEDSAMDDIDEEYDRLVEHLHDCAKKAETARAAGNQELTSELARLCREAIKEDLKERRAEVLAEAGEAGKSIRYARRDFASRKTRMTALRNPKGTSIASRRGMEKIIYDFYSDLFDSHVHLSSHHLREDGQVISEVLPSEIRHAIVSVRNRTAPRPDRIRPEHLKNLPPVLINTLARLFTRYLSECKVPNQWKTSKTVLLYKKGDPHDIGNYRPICLLSVIYKLFTRVILNRIEKVLDEGQPCEQAGFRKGFSTIDHTHTVSKLTEVSREYKMPLCLTFIDLKKVFDCVSKASTTTSVSTESSRRPYSVHKATLENAMRQLEWDDMGVKVDGRQLHHLRFADDIVLITPKISQAEHVDASGACECIKDEVKKTRNSRLRAHLFNSTALPALTYASETWVFRKQEENAVSVIERAIERVMLGVSRFTQVRDGIRSPLLRQRSKIRDAAAFAKESKIRWAGHVMRFDDNRWIRAVSDWVPRDIKHTTGRPLTQWSDFFTKSLKENYDALRVPREKRNHWATLALNRDKWKNYRRPLDQFEDQRESR, encoded by the exons atggcgatctgtacttacaacgcacgtacgcttgcatcggaagcggccatcgaagatctgatgatgcaagccaagaagatcaagtacgacgtcatcggactgaccgagacgagacgatgtcaccctctcaacgccgtatatgaaactggagaagaactgttcttaggaacatgcgacagtagaggtgttggtggagttggcgtcctcgtcaacacgagtattgcaaagaacatcgactcttttgaacaacttacgacccgaatcggacgtctgcggatgagaagatgtggcccaataccagctttgaccatcttcgtcgcttacgctccaacatcaagctacgaagaagaagtcgaagctttctatatggacctggagaagttctaccaagaagatcatgccttctacaaggtcataattggcgatttcaacgccaag aagctctcctctctacgctggacgtgggattcacccggtggagggtaccgtaatgaaatagaccacatcatcgtcaataaaaggttctgcctgacggacgtcggtgttgtaccaaagttctatacgggatcggaccatcgcctcctccgaggaagattttccttcacaaggagagcagagaaagccgccaagttcagagagagaaatcccaggactaccatcaactgggatctcttcacaacgttagccggctttggggaagattccgcaatggacgacatcgacgaggaatatgaccggcttgtcgaacaccttcacgactgcgcgaagaaggctgaga cagcacgagccgcagggaaccaagaactcacgtccgagctcgcaaggctttgcagagaggcgataaaggaagaccttaaagagagaagagcagaagtgctggctgaagctggagaggcggggaaaagcatccgctatgcccgtcgagacttcgccagtcgcaagacaaggatgactgctctccggaacccaaagggaacatccattgcatcgagaagggggatggagaaaatcatctacgacttctactctgatctcttcgacagccatgtccacttgtcttctcaccatctgagggaagacggacaagtcatttcagaggttctcccgtccgaaatacgacatgctatcgtgtcggtaagaaatcgtacggcaccccgTCCCGatagaataagaccagaacacctgaagaaccttccgccagtactcatcaacaccctggcgaggctctttacacgttatctgtcggaatgcaaggttcctaaccagtggaagaccagcaagaccgtgttgttgtataaaaagggagatccacatgacatcggcaactatcgtccaatctgcctactgtccgtcatctacaagctctttacaagagtaatccttaataggattgaaaaagtcttggatgaaggacagccatgcgagcaagcagggtttcgaaaaggattcagcacgattgaccacactcacactgtttcgaaactcaccgaggtatcacgagagtacaagatgccgctctgtctcaccttcatcgacttgaaaaaggTCTTCGACTGTGTGTCCAAGGCCTCCACGACcacttccgtctcaactgagtcgtcaaggcgtccctactcagtacataaag ccaccctcgagaacgcaatgcgacagttggaatgggacgacatgggagtgaaggttgacggtcggcagctacaccatttgcgctttgctgatgacatcgtactgataacacctaaaatcagccaagcggaacatgtggatgcatcg GGGGCTTGTGAGTGCATCAAGGATGAAGtaaagaagaccaggaacagccggctccgtgctcacctctttaacTCCACcgcacttcctgctttgacctatgcttcggaaacctgggtatttcgcaagcaggaagaaaacgcggtgagcgtcattgaacgcgcaattgagagagtgatgctaggagtatcccgtttcacgcaagtgagggacgggattcgaagtcctctcctacgtcagcgatcgaagattagagacgccgccgcgtttgccaaggaaagtaaaataaggtgggccggacacgtgatgcgctttgatgacaaccgttggatcagagccgtgagcgactgggttcctcGCGACATTAAgcacactacaggaagaccgctgacccaatggtcagatttcttcacgaagtccttgaaagaaaattatgatgctcttcgtgtcccacgcgaaaagaggaaccactgggctactctggcactcaatcgggacaaatggaagaattaccgGCGCCcactcgaccagttcgaagatcaacgggagtcaaggtga
- a CDS encoding hypothetical protein (NECATOR_CHRIII.G8891.T1) has protein sequence MAICTYNARTLASEAAIEDLMMQAKKIKYDVIGLTETRRCHPLNAVYETGEELFLGTCDSRGVGGVGVLVNTSIAKNIDSFEQLTTRIGRLRMRRCGPIPALTIFVAYAPTSSYEEEVEAFYMDLEKFYQEDHAFYKVIIGDFNAKVGPRRAPEELHIGTHGLQWNDQGERLSEFIMTLLSMVTRNSRSSPLYAGRGIHPVEGTVMK, from the coding sequence atggcgatctgtacttacaacgcacgtacgcttgcatcggaagcggccatcgaagatctgatgatgcaagccaagaagatcaagtacgacgtcatcggactgaccgagacgagacgatgtcaccctctcaacgccgtatatgaaactggagaagaactgttcttaggaacatgcgacagtagaggtgttggtggagttggcgtcctcgtcaacacgagtattgcaaagaacatcgactcttttgaacaacttacgacccgaatcggacgtctgcggatgagaagatgtggcccaataccagctttgaccatcttcgtcgcttacgctccaacatcaagctacgaagaagaagtcgaagctttctatatggacctggagaagttctaccaagaagatcatgccttctacaaggtcataattggcgatttcaacgccaaggttggcccaagaagagcgccggaggaacttcacatcgggacccacggcctacaatggaatgaccagggagagaggctctccgagttcatcatgacgctGTTATCCATGgtaactcgcaattccagaagctctcctctctacgctggacgtgggattcacccggtggagggtaccgtaatgaaatag
- a CDS encoding hypothetical protein (NECATOR_CHRIII.G8891.T2), with protein MTALRNPKGTSIASRRGMEKIIYDFYSDLFDSHVHLSSHHLREDGQVISEVLPSEIRHAIVSVRNRTAPRPDRIRPEHLKNLPPVLINTLARLFTRYLSECKVPNQWKTSKTVLLYKKGDPHDIGNYRPICLLSVIYKLFTRVILNRIEKVLDEGQPCEQAGFRKGFSTIDHTHTVSKLTEVSREYKMPLCLTFIDLKKVFDCVSKASTTTSVSTESSRRPYSVHKGTSRVVQ; from the coding sequence atgactgctctccggaacccaaagggaacatccattgcatcgagaagggggatggagaaaatcatctacgacttctactctgatctcttcgacagccatgtccacttgtcttctcaccatctgagggaagacggacaagtcatttcagaggttctcccgtccgaaatacgacatgctatcgtgtcggtaagaaatcgtacggcaccccgTCCCGatagaataagaccagaacacctgaagaaccttccgccagtactcatcaacaccctggcgaggctctttacacgttatctgtcggaatgcaaggttcctaaccagtggaagaccagcaagaccgtgttgttgtataaaaagggagatccacatgacatcggcaactatcgtccaatctgcctactgtccgtcatctacaagctctttacaagagtaatccttaataggattgaaaaagtcttggatgaaggacagccatgcgagcaagcagggtttcgaaaaggattcagcacgattgaccacactcacactgtttcgaaactcaccgaggtatcacgagagtacaagatgccgctctgtctcaccttcatcgacttgaaaaaggTCTTCGACTGTGTGTCCAAGGCCTCCACGACcacttccgtctcaactgagtcgtcaaggcgtccctactcagtacataaaggtacttcgagagttgtacagtaa
- a CDS encoding hypothetical protein (NECATOR_CHRIII.G8892.T1): MTSNSSIAKDSMGFSQGESLRIAVAANQGGRKYMEDRVHIETLRKENSSIKFTFCGIYDGHGGHEASEYVRRNLLNNIEVNKLFHSDDDDDILKAIRLGFLATHHGIWREVLSVRCHQQSANGVAADRQPSLPCRPIPTVALRSRGWL, encoded by the exons ATGACTTCAAATTCAAGTATAGCTAAAGACTCAATGGGTTTCAGTCAGGGTGAAAGTTTACGAATCGCAGTAGCTGCCAATCAG GGAGGACGTAAATATATGGAGGATCGCGTACATATAGAaactttaagaaaagaaaattcatcgATTAAATTCACATTTTGTGGCATATACGATGGCCACGGCGGACATGAAGCTAGTGAGTATGTTAGGAGAAATCTCTTAAACAACATCGAG GTAAATAAGTTATTCCATTCGGATGACGACGATGATATATTGAAGGCTATTCGTCTGGGTTTCTTGGCCACACACCATGGAATCTGGAGAGAA gtgttatcagtacgatgtcatcagcaaagcgcaaatggtgtagctgccgaccgtcaaccttcactcccatgtcgtcccattccaactgtcgcattgcgttctcgagggtggctgtga
- a CDS encoding hypothetical protein (NECATOR_CHRIII.G8892.T2), whose translation MGFSQGESLRIAVAANQGGRKYMEDRVHIETLRKENSSIKFTFCGIYDGHGGHEASEYVRRNLLNNIEVNKLFHSDDDDDILKAIRLGFLATHHGIWREVCAFFLIMKHACFPLSLVLHM comes from the exons ATGGGTTTCAGTCAGGGTGAAAGTTTACGAATCGCAGTAGCTGCCAATCAG GGAGGACGTAAATATATGGAGGATCGCGTACATATAGAaactttaagaaaagaaaattcatcgATTAAATTCACATTTTGTGGCATATACGATGGCCACGGCGGACATGAAGCTAGTGAGTATGTTAGGAGAAATCTCTTAAACAACATCGAG GTAAATAAGTTATTCCATTCGGATGACGACGATGATATATTGAAGGCTATTCGTCTGGGTTTCTTGGCCACACACCATGGAATCTGGAGAGAAGTTTGTgcgttttttctcattatgaAGCATGCCTGCTTTCCACTTAGTTTAGTTCTGCATATGTAG
- a CDS encoding hypothetical protein (NECATOR_CHRIII.G8893.T2): protein MVRGDQISGCSDVIDSRPRRHTHDSPWRLSQTVYLQRKNSFHRRQPACPSRSCRAYQISRDCSAGDQVQKERRTTGGADLGSASRSDISENAKLPPRVSVIGSVSLSNNALSVLDMGPSFSPVQSIGPRVVRKIVGSLQYVHDRLRYRAKIGEKETGRGSNINANFPVVPFPAMIFKPQDPHPRVDAKFRLFTTSVFSILKRFSRKHPISNLTPMQRSGLREIRELSTRGEIKVTISDKGGEFVVISRELDMAITRKHLDDATLYHSSSHEEFIKQSRRLNRVWVEIGKAAGLHKTMITKLKYELPTCPVLYLLIKTHKLSSFAFLSEDPDVFKVRPIISNVGGPTDRISWLLNTILAPLLKYVPAHLSNTNMFLEQLKRARSEKECVIESFDVTSLYTNVSKGAAMQAVFELLVEHRDTLDLHGFSIRQIMTLLDECLKCSIFRWAGNYYRQVRGLAMGQRLAPTLAIAFMSKIEQPILERKPFLYCRYIDDCCIICPTQDEMDTCFELLNQQSPYIRFTREKPKENWLSFLNVEIQWSNGEWKTRWFRKPSSKNILVHCLSAHPWKTKKSVVKNMFRTAVRVTSDVQERIDAINLAQRIANSNGYIGNVARRPDLGAQQEYATLVESNKINFCLPFITDDLIKAIRASLVKCGLENQVRVVEIPPTNLKKQLVRNRMYDRFCLTPDCVICPFGKEGDCMVSGSDEGDNAETLAVINFVNNLGCCLNSTINTGSVGFVVHPSVVLLVDSHEILSPRLAILRLHPLRQKSISIINCYSPTSAADDSELDAFYEELEEVVHNEKSFYKFVVGDFNAKLGKATEEEYRIGRFGLGDRQSAKMAIVSLGCCPPLASFTGTLFS from the exons atggtgagaggcgatcaaatctcaggttgctcagacgtcattgattctagaccaaggcgacacacgcacgactcgccatggagactgtctcagactgtgtacttacaacgcaagaacagtttccacagacgccaacctgcatgcccttctcggagctgcagagcgtatcaaatttcacgtgattgctctgcaggagaccaagtgcagaaggagcgacgtacgacag gcggtgcaGACCTTGGTAGTGCTAGCCGTAGTGATATTTccgaaaatgcaaaattacCGCCTCGTGTTTCGGTCATAGGCAGTGTATCTCTTTCTAATAACGCGCTCTCAGTTTTGGATATGGGCCCAAGTTTCTCACCTGTTCAATCGATAGGGCCCAGGGTAGTACGAAAGATAGTGGGCAGCCTACAATACGTACATGACCGTCTGCGATATAGAGCAAAAATCGGAGAGAAGGAAACGGGTAGAGGAAGTAATATTAATGCGAATTTCCCTGTGGTACCGTTCCCCGCAATGATATTCAAACCTCAGGATCCCCATCCTCGAGTGGATGCCAAGTTTCGTTTGTTCACCACATCAGTTTTCTCGATTCTCAAACGTTTTTCGAGAAAACATCCTATTTCTAATCTCACGCCAATGCAACGCTCTGGCCTACGTGAGATACGCGAACTCTCAACACGTGGCGAGATAAAGGTCACAATCAGCGATAAGGGAGGAGAGTTTGTGGTCATATCACGTGAACTAGACATGGCTATCACTCGAAAACATCTGGATGACGCTACACTCTACCACTCTTCGTCACATGAAGAGTTCATAAAACAGAGTCGCCGTCTCAATAGAGTTTGGGTAGAGATTGGAAAGGCTGCGGGGTTACATAAAACAATGATCACAAAGCTGAAATACGAACTTCCTACTTGCCCAGTTTTATACCTGCTAATAAAAACACACAAACTCTCTTCCTTTGCTTTCCTTTCAGAAGACCCGGATGTATTCAAAGTACGTCCTATCATAAGCAACGTAGGTGGCCCCACGGACAGAATATCTTGGCTTTTGAACACTATACTTGCACCATTGCTCAAGTATGTTCCCGCGCATCTATCCAACACCAACATGTTCCTTGAGCAGCTTAAAAGAGCgcgttcagaaaaagaatgtgtcATCGAATCTTTCGATGTCACATCGCTTTATACAAATGTTTCCAAGGGCGCTGCAATGCAAGCTGTGTTCGAGCTACTCGTAGAACATCGGGACACCTTAGACTTGCACGGGTTTTCCATAAGACAAATTATGACGCTCCTGGATGAATGCTTGAAGTGCTCCATTTTTCGTTGGGCCGGCAACTACTATAGACAGGTCAGGGGAttggccatgggacaaagactagctcccacactagccattgcattcatgtccaaaatagaacaacccatTCTGGAACGGAAACCTTTCCTGTATTGCCGTTATATTGATGACTGTTGTATTATATGCCCCACTCAAGACGAGATGGACACTTGTTTCGAGCTTCTGAACCAACAGTCCCCTTACATacggttcacaagggagaaacccaaagaaaattggctgtccttcctcaatgtagaaatacagtggtccaatggtgaatggaagacacgatggttccgaaaacctagcagcaaaaacattttagttcattgtctttccgctcacccttggaaaactaagaaatctgtggttaaaaacatgtttaggacagccgtaagggtgacatcagatgtccaggagcggatcgatgcgatcaacctagcgcaacgcatcgcgaattctaacggttacattggtaatgtagcacgtaggccagatcttggtgcgcaacaagaatatgccacactggttgagtcgaataagatcaatttctgtctgcccttcataaccgacgacctgattaaagctatacgggctagtctggtgaaatgcggtctcgagaaccaagtgagagttgtggaaatacctccaacaaatctcaaaaaacaactagttcgaaacagaatgtacgaccgcttctgtctcactccagactgtgtaatatgcccattcgggaaggaaggagactgcatggtctctg gctctgacgaaggcgacaacgccgaaacgttagccgtaataaattttgttaacaatcttggctgttgcttaaattcgactatcaacacaGGCAgtgttggtttcgttgtgcacccatctgtcgtccttctcgtcgattctcacgagatcctgtcacctcgtctggccattcttcgcctccaccctctgcgccaaaaatccatcagtatcatcaactgctattcaccaacatcagcagctgatgattccgaattggacgcgttttacgaggagctggaggaagtagtccacaacgagaagtccttttacaaattcgttgtcggagacttcaacgcaaaactaggaaaggccacagaagaggaatacaggattggaagatttggactaggagaCCGGCAATCGGcaaaaatggcaatcgtctcgctgggctgttgtccgccgctcgcctctttcacgggaactctcttttcatga
- a CDS encoding hypothetical protein (NECATOR_CHRIII.G8893.T1), whose amino-acid sequence MVRGDQISGCSDVIDSRPRRHTHDSPWRLSQTVYLQRKNSFHRRQPACPSRSCRAYQISRDCSAGDQVQKERRTTGGADLGSASRSDISENAKLPPRVSVIGSVSLSNNALSVLDMGPSFSPVQSIGPRVVRKIVGSLQYVHDRLRYRAKIGEKETGRGSNINANFPVVPFPAMIFKPQDPHPRVDAKFRLFTTSVFSILKRFSRKHPISNLTPMQRSGLREIRELSTRGEIKVTISDKGGEFVVISRELDMAITRKHLDDATLYHSSSHEEFIKQSRRLNRVWVEIGKAAGLHKTMITKLKYELPTCPVLYLLIKTHKLSSFAFLSEDPDVFKVRPIISNVGGPTDRISWLLNTILAPLLKYVPAHLSNTNMFLEQLKRARSEKECVIESFDVTSLYTNVSKGAAMQAVFELLVEHRDTLDLHGFSIRQIMTLLDECLKCSIFRWAGNYYRQVRGLAMGQRLAPTLAIAFMSKIEQPILERKPFLYCRYIDDCCIICPTQDEMDTCFELLNQQSPYIRFTREKPKENWLSFLNVEIQWSNGEWKTRWFRKPSSKNILVHCLSAHPWKTKKSVVKNMFRTAVRVTSDVQERIDAINLAQRIANSNGYIGNVARRPDLGAQQEYATLVESNKINFCLPFITDDLIKAIRASLVKCGLENQVRVVEIPPTNLKKQLVRNRMYDRFCLTPDCVICPFGKEGDCMVSGVVYLISCKTCSDEGDNAETLAVINFVNNLGCCLNSTINTGSVGFVVHPSVVLLVDSHEILSPRLAILRLHPLRQKSISIINCYSPTSAADDSELDAFYEELEEVVHNEKSFYKFVVGDFNAKLGKATEEEYRIGRFGLGDRQSAKMAIVSLGCCPPLASFTGTLFS is encoded by the exons atggtgagaggcgatcaaatctcaggttgctcagacgtcattgattctagaccaaggcgacacacgcacgactcgccatggagactgtctcagactgtgtacttacaacgcaagaacagtttccacagacgccaacctgcatgcccttctcggagctgcagagcgtatcaaatttcacgtgattgctctgcaggagaccaagtgcagaaggagcgacgtacgacag gcggtgcaGACCTTGGTAGTGCTAGCCGTAGTGATATTTccgaaaatgcaaaattacCGCCTCGTGTTTCGGTCATAGGCAGTGTATCTCTTTCTAATAACGCGCTCTCAGTTTTGGATATGGGCCCAAGTTTCTCACCTGTTCAATCGATAGGGCCCAGGGTAGTACGAAAGATAGTGGGCAGCCTACAATACGTACATGACCGTCTGCGATATAGAGCAAAAATCGGAGAGAAGGAAACGGGTAGAGGAAGTAATATTAATGCGAATTTCCCTGTGGTACCGTTCCCCGCAATGATATTCAAACCTCAGGATCCCCATCCTCGAGTGGATGCCAAGTTTCGTTTGTTCACCACATCAGTTTTCTCGATTCTCAAACGTTTTTCGAGAAAACATCCTATTTCTAATCTCACGCCAATGCAACGCTCTGGCCTACGTGAGATACGCGAACTCTCAACACGTGGCGAGATAAAGGTCACAATCAGCGATAAGGGAGGAGAGTTTGTGGTCATATCACGTGAACTAGACATGGCTATCACTCGAAAACATCTGGATGACGCTACACTCTACCACTCTTCGTCACATGAAGAGTTCATAAAACAGAGTCGCCGTCTCAATAGAGTTTGGGTAGAGATTGGAAAGGCTGCGGGGTTACATAAAACAATGATCACAAAGCTGAAATACGAACTTCCTACTTGCCCAGTTTTATACCTGCTAATAAAAACACACAAACTCTCTTCCTTTGCTTTCCTTTCAGAAGACCCGGATGTATTCAAAGTACGTCCTATCATAAGCAACGTAGGTGGCCCCACGGACAGAATATCTTGGCTTTTGAACACTATACTTGCACCATTGCTCAAGTATGTTCCCGCGCATCTATCCAACACCAACATGTTCCTTGAGCAGCTTAAAAGAGCgcgttcagaaaaagaatgtgtcATCGAATCTTTCGATGTCACATCGCTTTATACAAATGTTTCCAAGGGCGCTGCAATGCAAGCTGTGTTCGAGCTACTCGTAGAACATCGGGACACCTTAGACTTGCACGGGTTTTCCATAAGACAAATTATGACGCTCCTGGATGAATGCTTGAAGTGCTCCATTTTTCGTTGGGCCGGCAACTACTATAGACAGGTCAGGGGAttggccatgggacaaagactagctcccacactagccattgcattcatgtccaaaatagaacaacccatTCTGGAACGGAAACCTTTCCTGTATTGCCGTTATATTGATGACTGTTGTATTATATGCCCCACTCAAGACGAGATGGACACTTGTTTCGAGCTTCTGAACCAACAGTCCCCTTACATacggttcacaagggagaaacccaaagaaaattggctgtccttcctcaatgtagaaatacagtggtccaatggtgaatggaagacacgatggttccgaaaacctagcagcaaaaacattttagttcattgtctttccgctcacccttggaaaactaagaaatctgtggttaaaaacatgtttaggacagccgtaagggtgacatcagatgtccaggagcggatcgatgcgatcaacctagcgcaacgcatcgcgaattctaacggttacattggtaatgtagcacgtaggccagatcttggtgcgcaacaagaatatgccacactggttgagtcgaataagatcaatttctgtctgcccttcataaccgacgacctgattaaagctatacgggctagtctggtgaaatgcggtctcgagaaccaagtgagagttgtggaaatacctccaacaaatctcaaaaaacaactagttcgaaacagaatgtacgaccgcttctgtctcactccagactgtgtaatatgcccattcgggaaggaaggagactgcatggtctctggtgtagtctatctaatttcgtgcaaaacat gctctgacgaaggcgacaacgccgaaacgttagccgtaataaattttgttaacaatcttggctgttgcttaaattcgactatcaacacaGGCAgtgttggtttcgttgtgcacccatctgtcgtccttctcgtcgattctcacgagatcctgtcacctcgtctggccattcttcgcctccaccctctgcgccaaaaatccatcagtatcatcaactgctattcaccaacatcagcagctgatgattccgaattggacgcgttttacgaggagctggaggaagtagtccacaacgagaagtccttttacaaattcgttgtcggagacttcaacgcaaaactaggaaaggccacagaagaggaatacaggattggaagatttggactaggagaCCGGCAATCGGcaaaaatggcaatcgtctcgctgggctgttgtccgccgctcgcctctttcacgggaactctcttttcatga
- a CDS encoding hypothetical protein (NECATOR_CHRIII.G8894.T1), whose amino-acid sequence MEKNICYRQRRRKEVVYDDCVLEDSLSQGDWHIEEDPNVDYEMLLRGLRACAERASKSRTTNLDRISKTTKELLGRRRALRRDPNASHIERLVANTSCRKALQEDLLKYRQKKILEAAQRRTSLKKCRRDLREYNIPLATLLSEDGTRTSSRREMEIITERFYSNLFRSSTPVTSLIISTGEAPPRILPSEVRVAIKSMKPGTAPGSDFISADFLRAGGHPLHVILAAHMTSYLQKERIPDQWKTSRTVLIHKKGDREDLRN is encoded by the coding sequence atggaaaagaacatctgctatcggcaacgaaggagaaaagaagtcgtctacgacgattgcgtactcgaggactccctgtcccaaggtgactggcacatcgaggaggacccaaacgtggactacgagatgctgctcagaggattacgagcctgtgctgaacgtgcctcgaagtcgcgcacgacaaacttggatcgaatttcgaagaccaccaaggaattgttaggaagaagaagggctttgaggcgtgatccgaatgcatcgcacattgagcggttagtagcaaacactagctgcagaaaagcgttgcaggaggatcttttgaagtacaggcagaagaagattctagaagcagcacaaagaagaacgagtctaaagaagtgccgcagggatctccgcgaatataatattccgctagcaaccttgctgagcgaagacgggactcgcacgtcttctcgtcgtgagatggaaatcattacggagaggttctactcgaaccttttccgttcatcaactcctgtgacAAGCCTAATCATctccactggcgaagctccaccacggattctcccgtcggaagtacgagtcgctatcaagagcatgaaacctggcacagcccccggatctgattttatatcagcagactttcttcgggctggtggccatccgcttcatgtaatcttagcagcgcacatgacatcctatcttcagaaagaaaggatcccagaccagtggaagacctcgcgaaccgttcttatccataagaaaggtgaccgagaggaccttcggaactag